The Aphis gossypii isolate Hap1 chromosome 3, ASM2018417v2, whole genome shotgun sequence genome includes a region encoding these proteins:
- the LOC114119250 gene encoding acetyl-coenzyme A transporter 1-like codes for MIKPTKHKDDSAEVYVVSLKSKSEKPNLDGDRLNIFLLILLYIIQGFPIGVSTALPLILQSKETITYEDQAAFSIALWPYSIKLLWAPIIDALYINSIGRRKSWLLPLQILMGVTFIYMANNMDDWLPEVGKPNLKMIVRMIFAVNFLSATQDIAVDGWSLSVLKKKNVSYASMCPSIGVPIGMFIGSVCFTLLVSEHFSVKYLGAIIGTGGVITMKSFFNIWAIIILLLTLFIGLFKKEKYTKEDGHEKISVFQNYKLLWEILKLPRIKVLALALLTIKIGFTATETVTNLKLVDAGVPKDDIMIINSVMYVIKFFFPMFICKYITSSTPMSYHLKMTPVRLIWGIVFAVLVYYTPSLIYKKEEFVTIPYYYYIILGLVSTISEMLSLFLMLTLLAFFCKISDPHFGGTYMTLYNTFYFLGWLIPNTFVLKLIDILTLNECSNDAQNTCYTKDLKSQCQANGGSCEIYVDGYYISMFICTTLGFIWYFSFRNILKKYQLVDLYHWMVHGKQLSNEEVNEPCIISSQ; via the exons atgataAAACCGACTAAACATAAAGATGATTCAGCTGAGGTATATGTTGTATCGCTCAAATCTAAGTCAGAAAAACCAAACCTGGATGGAGATCGGTTGAATATATtcctattaatattactatacataatacaaggATTTCCTATAGGCGTATCTACAGCTCTTCCGTTGATTTTACAAAGTAAAGAAACGATTACGTATGAAGATCAA gcAGCATTTAGTATAGCATTATGGCCTTATAGCATTAAGCTCTTGTGGGCTCCAATTATTGACGCACTCTATATAAACTCAATTGGTAGACGAAAATCCTGGCTATTACCACTTCAAATATTAATgg GagtcacatttatttatatggccAACAATATGGATGATTGGTTGCCCGAGGTAGGAAAACCAAATCTTAAAATGATAGTGCGTATGATTTTCgccgttaattttttatctgcAACTCAAGATATTGCCGTCGATGGTTGGTCATTGTCTGTGTTGAAGAA gAAAAACGTGAGTTATGCCTCCATGTGTCCTTCTATAGGAGTACCGATTGGAATGTTCATAGGTTCAGTTTGTTTCACTCTGCTGGTATCTGAGCATTTCAGCGTCAAATATTTAGGAGCAATTATCGGAACAGGAGGAGTTATAACTATGAAAA gtttttttaatatttgggCTATCATAATTTTGTTGCTCACACTATTTAttggattatttaaaaaagaaaagtatACAAAAGAAGACGGCCACGAAAAAATCagtgtttttcaaaattataaactgttGTGGGAAATTTTAAAGCTACCTCGAATTAAAGTATTGGCACTAGCGTTGCTTACGATAAAg ATAGGATTTACTGCAACGGAGACTGTAACAAACCTGAAATTAGTTGACGCCGGTGTACCTAAAGATgacattatgattataaattcagTAATGtacgtaattaaattttttttcccaatgtttatatgcaaatatattacgaGTTCAACGCCAATGAGTTACCATCTGAAAATGACACCCGtcag gTTAATTTGGGGTATTGTATTCGCTGTATTGGTTTATTATACAccaagtttaatatataaaaaagaagaatTTGTTACTataccgtattattattatattatattaggattGGTATCTACTATAAGCGAG atgtTGAGTTTATTCTTGATGCTGACATTACTTGCAttcttttgtaaaataagtgACCCTCATTTTGGTGGAACATATATGACACTATACAAcacattttactttttggGATGGTTAATACCGAATACTTTTGTTTTGAAACTAATTGatattttgactttaaatGAATGTTCAAATGATGCTCAAAATACATGTTACACAAAAGACTTAAAAAGC CAATGCCAAGCAAATGGAGGATCTTGTGAAATTTATGTGGACGGATACTATATATCAATGTTCATATGTACGACTCTTGGGTTCATTTGGTACTTTAGTTTtagaaatatcttaaaaaaataccaattagTTGATCTTTATCATTGGATGGTGCATGGGAAACAATTAAGTAATGAAGAAGTAAACGAACCATGTATTATATCCTCACAGTAA